The Pseudomonadota bacterium DNA window CCCGCCTCGGTGTTCGGCACGCCGGCGCTCGTGCCGCTGCTCGGCCGGGTCCAGGCCGGCGACCTCACGGCCGCGATCGAGGAGCCCGACGGTGGATACATCAGCGTGCAGGTCCCCTCACTCGACGAGGGGCTCTTCGCGCTGCGCGTCCGCGGCGAGAGCATGAGCGGGGCCGGCATCCTCCCCGGCGACGTCGTCGTGGTGCGGCGGCAATCCACCGCGTCCTCGGGCGACATCGTCGTGGCGCTTGTGGGCGACGAGGCGACCGTCAAGCGGTTGCGGCGGGTGCGCGGGCGCGCCGAGCTCCACCCGGCCAACCCCGCGTTCGCGCCGATCGTCCCGGCACAGGGAGAACTCGCCGTCCTCGGCGTGGTGATCGAGGTGCGCCGCTACCTGGAGGGGCCGTTCGCGGCCGCCCGCTGATGCCGCGCCCGGCGCCCTCGCTCGCCGACATCCTCGACGCCAGGCACGTCGACCGGGGCGCCGCGAGCGCCCGCCGCTCCGCGCCGAGCTGGGGCCTCGACGCCCTGGCCGGGAGGCTCGTGGAGCTCGCGGCCGGGGACGAGCCGGCCCAGCTCACGGCGGCGTTCACGGCGGTGCGGGGCGCGCAGCGGCGCGGAGAGATCGCGGCCTGGGTGACCTCGGAAAAAAGCAGCTTCTTCCCGCCGGACGTCGCCGCGGCCGGGGTCGATCTCGGCGCGTTGATCGTCGTCCGCCTCTCGTCCGCCGCGCAGATCCCGCGCGCCGCGGACAGGCTGATCCGCTCCGGAGCGCTGGGCCTGGCCGTCCTCGACCTGGCCTCCGACGACGGCGCCGCCGCGCCGTTCCCCGCGGCGTACGAGTCGCGGCTCGCGGGCCTCGCGCGCCGGCACGGGACCGCCGTGATCCTCCTCGCCGACGCCGATCGGGGGATGCGCCTCGGGCCGCTCGTCTCCCTGCGCGGCGAGGCGCGGCGCCGCGGCGAGCATCGGCTCGAGATCCGGATCGTGCGCGACAAGCGGGGCGCTTCGGGGACGATCCACGCGGAGCCGTGCCGTGGACCGGCTGGCCTGCGTTGACCTCCCGGCGCTGCCGCTGCAGCTCCTCGGCCGCCGGCACCCGGAGTGGAAGGGCGCCCCGGCCGCCGTCGTGGCTCGGGACGCGCCGCAGGGGGAGATCCTGTGCGCCGACGCCGAGGCGCGCAGGCTCGGGGTGAGCCCCGGCCAGCGCTACGGCACCGCGCTCGCCTTGTGCCCGCAGCTGCGCGCGGGGACCGTCCCGGCCGCGGAGGTGTCGCGCGCGGCGGGGGAGGTCGCGGATCTCCTCGCGCGGTTCTCGCCCGGGGTCGAGCCGTCGGCCGACGCGCCGGGGGTCTTCTGGCTGGCCGCGTCCGGCCTCGAGCGGCTGCACGATTCGGCGACGGCCTTCGCGCGAACCGTGCGGGCCGCCCTCCGGGAGATCGGCTTCGAGGCGAGCGTGGCCGTCGGGTTCAGCCGGTTCGGCGCCTACGCCCTGGCCCGGTCGGTCCAGGGCGCCGTCGCGACGCGCAGCCCCGAAGAGGAGCGCGCCGCCGCCGGGAGGACGGCGCTCGCGGGCTACGACCTGCCGCCGTCCGCGAGGGGAGCGCTCGCGCGGCTCGGCGTCGTCACGATCGCGCAGCTCCTCGCGCTGCCGCCGGACGGGCTCCTCACGCGCTTCGGCCCCGAGGTGCACGCGCTCGCCCTCCTCGCGCGGGGGGATGCGTGGCGGCCGCTCGCGCCCAGGGCGCCTTCGGAGCGCTTCGCCGCGGAGATCGCGCTCGACTACGCCGACGCGGACGCCGAGCGGCTCGGGTTCCTCGCCAAGGGGCTGCTCGACCCGATCCTCGCGCGGCTCGCCGCCCGCAGGGAGGCGGTCGCCGAGCTTGAGCTGCGGATCGATCTGGACCACCACCCGCCGCTCCTCGCGCGGCTCCGACCCGCGGCGCCCACCCTGGACGCGCGCGTGCTCGTGGAGCTCGTGCGCCTGCGCCTCGAGGCCACGGAGCTCGGCGCGGGGGCGGTCGGCATGGCCTTGGAGGCGCGCGCCGTCGAGGCCGATCCCGAGCAGCTCCGCCTGTTCGCCGAGCGCGGGAGACGCGATCTCGACGCGGCGAACCGGGCGCTCGCCCGGCTGCGCGCGGAGCTCGGCGACGCGGCCGTGGTGCGGGCGCGGCTCACGGAGGGGCACCTGCCGGAGGCGCAGTTCGCCTGGGAGCCGCTCGATCGCGCCGTCTTCCCGTCCTCGGGCAGCGCGGCGGCTCTCCCCATGCCGCTCGTCCGCCGGATCCGCGCCCGCCCGACGCCGCTCGGCACGCGTCCGGCGGGCGGCCCGCAGGGGATCCACCTCGGCGGCCTCGCGGACGCGCCGGTGAGCCGGGCGGACGGGCCGTACGTGATCTCCGGCGGCTGGTGGCAGCGCGAGGTGCACCGCGAGTACTACTTCGCGAAGACGAAGAACGGCCGGATCCTGTGGGTGTACTTCGACCGCCGCCGCCGCCGCTGGTTCCTGCACGGCGAGGTGGCGTGACGGAGTCTTGATCAATGAAGTAGGAAAAACTACTTTGATGGTAGGAAAGCGAGGCGCGCCCATGAAGGCGATCGTTTCCGAAAAAGGGCAAGTCACGATCCCGATGGCGCTCCGCCGCAGGCTCGGCATCAGCGCGGGAACCGTGATCGATTTCGAGGCCGCCGAGGGACGGCTCGTGGGCGAGAAACGGGAGCTCTCGGAAGATCCGGTGGCCGCGGTCACCGGTATCGTCAAGCGCGCGAGAGGGGTGGACGACTACCTCTCCCGAACGCGGGGGCCGGTCGAATGATCACCGCCGTCGACACCTCGGTCCTGCTCGACGTCTTTGCTGCGGATCCCGCGCATGTCGAAGCGTCCCAGCGCGCTCTCAGGCGCGTCATACACGAGGGGGCGATCATCGTTTGCGACGTCGTTTTGGCCGAGTTGCGGCCGTGGTTCGCGACCCGCGAGGCGTGCCTCGAAGCGCTCGAGACGCTCGGTGCGACCTTCGTACCGTCCGGCCGCGATGCGGCGCTGACAGCAGGGGAGGCGTGGCGCGCCTATCGGAGGAGCGGCGGGAAGTGCGACCACCTGATCCCGGACTTCCTCGTGGCCTCTCACGCGAAGCATCACGCGGAAAGGCTCCTCACTCGTGATCGGGGCTTCTACCGCAGGTGGTTCAAGGGGCTCTCCGTCATGGAGCCCGCGTAGATCGATCAGCGCAGCTGCCGACTACAGCCTTGTGGAACCCGGGAACCGTCCCTATAATTCCCCTTCCCAAGTTGGGGGACGGATCGCGGGAGCACCATGGCCAATTCGTATCGCTACGGAGACTACGCCCGCGAGATATCCGCGACCCACAAGTCGCTGAGCTACAACGACCTCGTACCCAAGCCGACCACCGACGAGCACGGGCGGGCGATCCCGTCGGCCGCGCCGCGGCTTGTTTTGCGCCTGGTGGACGTGTTCAGGATACTGAAACCCTACGTGAGCGTCCGCGCCGTCGAACAGCTGAGGGCGGTCGTGCCGCTGGCGCTGGGGCTCGTCCTCTTCCAGATCCTCATTCTGCAAGGCCGGATCGAGGATCGGTACGTCGTGGTCGCCGGGATCTGCGCCGTCATCGTCGGGCTGATGCTGTTTCTCGAGGGGCTCAAGGTCGGGCTCATGCCGTTCGGCGAGGCGATCGGCGACTCGCTCCCGGCCAAGCTCCCCCTCCCGGCAGTCCTGCTCGTCACCCTGCTGCTCGGGGTCGGCGTCACCTTCGCGGAGCCGGCGATCGGCGCGCTCAAGGCGGCGGGCTCGATCATCCGCGTGGAGCAGGCGCCGTACCTCTACGCGCTGCTCAACCAGTGGTCGACGGCGCTGGTGCTCGTCGTCGGAGCCGGGGTCGGGGTGGCGGCCGTGCTGGGGACCTTGCGGTTCCTCTACGGGTGGCGGCTCGCCAGGATCATCTACGCGACCATCATCCCGACGATCGGCCTCACGATCTACGCCATGCTCCACCCGCACCTCTCGGCCATCGTCGGCCTCGCCTGGGATTGCGGCGCCATCACGACGGGTCCGGTCACCGTGCCCCTCGTCCTCTCCCTCGGCATCGGCGTGAGCGCGGCCGCCGGGAGGGGCGGTTCCACCATCTCCGGGTTCGGCATCGTCACGTTGGCCTCTCTGTTCCCGATCCTGTTCATCCTGATCCTGGGCATCGTGCTCGTGAACGCCTACACGCCAGATATGATCATCGACGGGGCGCGGGCCGCCGCCGCCGCCGCGGCCTCGCAGACGTCGATCCCGTGGTACGCCCGGACCCCGGGCGCCGAGATCGTCATGGGCCTGCGGGCGATCGTGCCGCTCCTGCTCTTCCTCATTCTGGTCATGAAGGCGGTCCTCCGGAAGAAGATCAGGAACCCGCAGATCGTCGCGTACGGCGTCACCCTCGCCGTGCTGGGCATGATCGTCTTCAACCTCGGCCTCACCTACGGCCTCGCGAAGCTCGGCAACCAGGCCGGCGGGCTCATGCCGGCGGCGTTCGCGGCGATCGACGCGGTGGCGCAGTCGCCCATCTACACCTACTCCCTCGGCATCGCCATCGCGCTCGTGTTCGCCTGGGCGCTCGGTTTCGGCGCCACCCT harbors:
- the lexA gene encoding transcriptional repressor LexA — encoded protein: MSPKTPPGQTRRQVLKFVRERLLAGRPPTVREVQEAFRFRSVQSAREHLEGLVAEGKLVKESGVARGYRLPPASVFGTPALVPLLGRVQAGDLTAAIEEPDGGYISVQVPSLDEGLFALRVRGESMSGAGILPGDVVVVRRQSTASSGDIVVALVGDEATVKRLRRVRGRAELHPANPAFAPIVPAQGELAVLGVVIEVRRYLEGPFAAAR
- a CDS encoding recombinase A → MPRPAPSLADILDARHVDRGAASARRSAPSWGLDALAGRLVELAAGDEPAQLTAAFTAVRGAQRRGEIAAWVTSEKSSFFPPDVAAAGVDLGALIVVRLSSAAQIPRAADRLIRSGALGLAVLDLASDDGAAAPFPAAYESRLAGLARRHGTAVILLADADRGMRLGPLVSLRGEARRRGEHRLEIRIVRDKRGASGTIHAEPCRGPAGLR
- a CDS encoding DNA polymerase Y family protein, with the translated sequence MDRLACVDLPALPLQLLGRRHPEWKGAPAAVVARDAPQGEILCADAEARRLGVSPGQRYGTALALCPQLRAGTVPAAEVSRAAGEVADLLARFSPGVEPSADAPGVFWLAASGLERLHDSATAFARTVRAALREIGFEASVAVGFSRFGAYALARSVQGAVATRSPEEERAAAGRTALAGYDLPPSARGALARLGVVTIAQLLALPPDGLLTRFGPEVHALALLARGDAWRPLAPRAPSERFAAEIALDYADADAERLGFLAKGLLDPILARLAARREAVAELELRIDLDHHPPLLARLRPAAPTLDARVLVELVRLRLEATELGAGAVGMALEARAVEADPEQLRLFAERGRRDLDAANRALARLRAELGDAAVVRARLTEGHLPEAQFAWEPLDRAVFPSSGSAAALPMPLVRRIRARPTPLGTRPAGGPQGIHLGGLADAPVSRADGPYVISGGWWQREVHREYYFAKTKNGRILWVYFDRRRRRWFLHGEVA
- a CDS encoding AbrB/MazE/SpoVT family DNA-binding domain-containing protein, whose protein sequence is MKAIVSEKGQVTIPMALRRRLGISAGTVIDFEAAEGRLVGEKRELSEDPVAAVTGIVKRARGVDDYLSRTRGPVE
- a CDS encoding type II toxin-antitoxin system VapC family toxin; the encoded protein is MITAVDTSVLLDVFAADPAHVEASQRALRRVIHEGAIIVCDVVLAELRPWFATREACLEALETLGATFVPSGRDAALTAGEAWRAYRRSGGKCDHLIPDFLVASHAKHHAERLLTRDRGFYRRWFKGLSVMEPA
- a CDS encoding DUF1538 domain-containing protein → MANSYRYGDYAREISATHKSLSYNDLVPKPTTDEHGRAIPSAAPRLVLRLVDVFRILKPYVSVRAVEQLRAVVPLALGLVLFQILILQGRIEDRYVVVAGICAVIVGLMLFLEGLKVGLMPFGEAIGDSLPAKLPLPAVLLVTLLLGVGVTFAEPAIGALKAAGSIIRVEQAPYLYALLNQWSTALVLVVGAGVGVAAVLGTLRFLYGWRLARIIYATIIPTIGLTIYAMLHPHLSAIVGLAWDCGAITTGPVTVPLVLSLGIGVSAAAGRGGSTISGFGIVTLASLFPILFILILGIVLVNAYTPDMIIDGARAAAAAAASQTSIPWYARTPGAEIVMGLRAIVPLLLFLILVMKAVLRKKIRNPQIVAYGVTLAVLGMIVFNLGLTYGLAKLGNQAGGLMPAAFAAIDAVAQSPIYTYSLGIAIALVFAWALGFGATLAEPALNAMGSTVENMTNGAFRKSFLSFSVAVGVGLGIALGVTKIVFDVKIAYLLIPAYAAAVLLTAFSDEDYVNVAWDSAGVTTGPVTVPLVLAIGLGLGDAVSVVEGFGILAMASVCPIVSVLATGLFVQRRIRRRAAERAQVALSEVKSL